A portion of the Kribbella jejuensis genome contains these proteins:
- a CDS encoding FGGY family carbohydrate kinase produces MDVGVDVGTTVTKAVAFSADGRPLAEASRPTRLLHRSTGRFEHETAEIVASANEVVGELAATVGTRPDVLAITAQGDGLWLVDADGAAVRPAISWLDARSSAILERWTADGVVEQVFRRSGNRMFPGASGPLLAAVLAEEPTVVEAAGTAAYCKDVVMQALTGVRATDVSDASAPFLDPRTGQYDEEALVATGLVGVRELLAPVMAEGPVGELRDATTGMVAGTRVSAGPYDLPAAAAGAGVTEPGDALLTVGTTLACQVVTRELSVDGEPAGLFLGTWTPGVWLRAMPAMVGTAALDRVLALVGVTTDQLPALLADSAPGAGGVTVLPYLSEAGERAPFVDTRARGTIDGVSLATTTADLVRATCEGIAYAARHCLEAAGWTGRVTVCGGGARSAEWTQILADVLNAPLHTAEAEQVAARGAVICARRAVDPDSAGPEWIAETRQVDPDPARAAFYADGYAHYLRRIEAARPRWSDPAPTFSGA; encoded by the coding sequence ATGGACGTCGGCGTCGACGTAGGCACCACCGTCACCAAGGCCGTCGCATTCAGCGCCGACGGACGCCCGCTGGCCGAGGCATCACGACCGACCCGGCTGTTGCATCGCAGTACCGGACGATTCGAACACGAGACCGCCGAGATAGTTGCTTCGGCCAACGAGGTGGTAGGCGAGCTTGCGGCCACCGTCGGCACGCGGCCTGACGTACTGGCCATCACCGCGCAAGGCGACGGGCTGTGGTTGGTGGACGCGGACGGTGCGGCGGTGCGGCCCGCGATCTCGTGGCTGGATGCGCGGAGCAGCGCGATCCTCGAGCGGTGGACCGCGGACGGCGTTGTGGAACAGGTGTTCCGGCGATCCGGAAATCGGATGTTCCCTGGGGCTTCCGGGCCGTTGTTGGCTGCGGTGCTTGCCGAAGAGCCTACTGTGGTTGAGGCGGCCGGTACGGCGGCGTATTGCAAGGACGTGGTGATGCAGGCGTTGACCGGCGTACGGGCGACCGATGTTTCCGATGCGTCGGCACCGTTTCTTGATCCCAGGACTGGTCAGTACGACGAGGAAGCCCTGGTGGCTACAGGCTTGGTTGGGGTGCGGGAGTTGTTGGCGCCGGTGATGGCCGAGGGACCTGTGGGGGAGTTGCGGGACGCAACTACTGGAATGGTTGCCGGGACGCGGGTTTCGGCGGGGCCTTATGACCTGCCGGCTGCGGCCGCGGGCGCAGGGGTGACCGAGCCTGGGGATGCCTTGCTGACGGTGGGTACGACGTTGGCGTGCCAGGTGGTGACGCGGGAGCTCTCGGTTGACGGTGAGCCTGCGGGGCTGTTCCTCGGGACGTGGACGCCTGGCGTGTGGTTGCGAGCGATGCCGGCCATGGTCGGTACGGCGGCGCTCGATCGAGTGCTCGCGCTCGTTGGTGTGACCACCGATCAGCTGCCCGCACTGCTCGCTGACAGCGCGCCGGGCGCGGGCGGTGTGACCGTACTGCCGTACCTGTCGGAGGCCGGTGAGCGCGCACCGTTCGTCGACACCCGCGCCCGCGGCACGATCGACGGTGTCTCGCTCGCGACGACGACCGCCGACCTCGTCCGCGCGACCTGCGAAGGCATCGCGTACGCGGCCCGGCACTGCCTCGAAGCAGCCGGCTGGACCGGGCGCGTCACGGTCTGCGGCGGTGGCGCCCGGAGCGCCGAGTGGACGCAGATCCTCGCCGACGTACTGAATGCGCCGCTGCACACCGCCGAGGCCGAGCAGGTCGCGGCCCGCGGCGCGGTGATCTGCGCCCGGCGCGCGGTCGACCCGGACAGCGCTGGCCCGGAATGGATCGCGGAGACCCGCCAGGTCGACCCGGATCCGGCCCGCGCCGCGTTCTACGCCGACGGGTACGCCCACTACCTGCGCCGGATCGAGGCCGCCCGCCCGCGCTGGTCGGACCCGGCACCTACCTTCTCTGGAGCGTGA
- a CDS encoding DeoR/GlpR family DNA-binding transcription regulator has translation MTSDVDGDTTELSRPARRQAEIAAYVVKNGSVSANDLVEAFGVSVMTVHRDLDELERQGVVRKYRGGVSAQPTSVFESNVAYRLNTAHAEKVAIARHARTMIEPGMSVMLDDSTSALGLVDLFEDITPLTVATNFLPAITKLAQLRDITLLALGGIYSATHDSFGGMPCAEAVEALHTDLLFCSVSAVSPTHAFHQEEEIVLVKRAMLRSAKTKVLLVDHGKLQRTALHRLAPLTDFDIVIVDEKTPQDLIAALRDNGATVEVAEI, from the coding sequence ATGACATCGGATGTCGACGGCGACACCACCGAACTGAGCCGTCCCGCCCGCCGGCAGGCCGAGATCGCGGCGTACGTCGTGAAGAACGGCTCGGTCTCGGCGAACGACCTGGTCGAGGCGTTCGGCGTGAGTGTGATGACCGTGCACCGCGACCTGGACGAGCTCGAACGGCAGGGCGTGGTCCGCAAGTACCGCGGCGGCGTCAGCGCACAGCCGACCAGCGTGTTCGAGAGCAACGTCGCGTACCGGCTGAACACCGCGCACGCGGAGAAGGTCGCGATCGCCCGGCACGCCCGGACGATGATCGAGCCCGGGATGTCGGTGATGCTCGACGACTCCACCAGTGCGCTGGGGCTGGTCGACCTGTTCGAGGACATCACTCCGTTGACCGTGGCAACGAACTTCCTGCCCGCGATCACCAAGCTCGCGCAACTGCGGGACATCACGCTGCTGGCGCTCGGTGGGATCTATTCGGCGACGCACGACTCGTTCGGCGGGATGCCGTGCGCGGAGGCCGTCGAGGCGCTGCACACCGACCTGCTGTTCTGCTCGGTGTCCGCGGTGTCGCCGACGCACGCGTTCCACCAGGAGGAGGAGATCGTCCTGGTGAAGCGCGCGATGCTGCGCTCGGCGAAGACCAAGGTGCTGCTGGTCGACCATGGCAAGCTGCAGCGCACCGCACTGCACCGGCTCGCCCCACTGACCGACTTCGACATCGTGATCGTCGACGAGAAGACCCCGCAGGACCTGATCGCCGCACTTCGCGACAACGGCGCGACTGTGGAGGTCGCAGAAATCTAG
- a CDS encoding histidine phosphatase family protein, giving the protein MRTTIVLARHGRTEWHHGNRYTGSTDLPIDEVGVRQAGQLKEWVLDYAPDALWCSPMLRARQTIAPLAEALQLEPTVDARLREVDFGSAEGKMLSELPSAVAKAFELDPVGDHFPGGEDPAAAADRVHEVFDEIGRRHQGQKVFAVAHNTLIRLLVCRVLGLRLNDYRRLLPALGPAALVRFRWQDGTVGLEAYNVPPLRLETLA; this is encoded by the coding sequence ATGAGGACGACGATCGTGCTGGCCCGCCACGGCCGGACCGAGTGGCATCACGGCAACCGGTACACCGGTTCCACAGACCTGCCGATCGACGAGGTCGGCGTACGGCAGGCCGGCCAGTTGAAGGAGTGGGTGCTCGACTACGCGCCGGACGCGCTCTGGTGTTCGCCGATGCTGCGAGCTCGTCAGACGATCGCGCCGCTCGCCGAGGCTCTGCAGCTGGAGCCGACCGTCGACGCGCGGTTGCGGGAGGTCGACTTCGGTTCCGCCGAGGGGAAGATGCTCAGCGAACTGCCGTCCGCGGTCGCGAAGGCGTTCGAGCTGGACCCGGTCGGCGACCACTTCCCGGGCGGCGAGGATCCGGCCGCGGCGGCTGACCGCGTGCACGAGGTCTTCGACGAGATCGGCCGTCGGCACCAGGGCCAGAAGGTGTTCGCCGTCGCCCACAACACCCTGATCCGGCTGCTCGTGTGCAGGGTGCTGGGGCTGCGGCTGAACGACTATCGCAGACTGCTCCCTGCGCTCGGTCCCGCGGCGCTGGTGCGTTTCCGGTGGCAGGACGGCACAGTGGGTCTCGAGGCGTACAACGTTCCTCCTCTACGTTTGGAGACCCTGGCATGA